One Brassica oleracea var. oleracea cultivar TO1000 chromosome C7, BOL, whole genome shotgun sequence genomic window carries:
- the LOC106301711 gene encoding uncharacterized protein LOC106301711, translating to MGSGNHEVVDVSSDEEEVDEDFDWLNDLSSDSTDVVEVLSEMKGSVDSHYRKPKAKALEEDDDDCVILDGDPDKTTKTDTDKLAKDDDEVLVVGQKGEIACRDFPHPRHSCANYSFNSTSHEKYCDMCHCYVCDIPAPCAYWCIAVSSIEHCHANDKEKIWRNQREFFRTGTMPTEPSPKPLPASPTATRHIPPSPIPNIIRLSQNPLPGSMIGIRPCSSSSRVAANLSNVSARQRSPHNHGLQSLVGGRSNIIRKDRSSYSGANLRSRMASSGTRYSGNSVRVGLHTNAKVSQSTHHIPSVVAPPTITAEMYAQQQQRSPHLNIPDYRAAVTGSNLYTQHSVQSKSVGQFQANAGLFAPPEPPLTTGGLQAQTVQQQPPGTNENVLQTKLSEVESWLMDSSNQVGLVSPLPEPVGEDNVSPLTFDFENFLND from the exons ATGGGTTCGGGAAATCACGAAGTCGTGGATGTTAGTTCAGACGAGGAGGAGGTCGATGAAGACTTCGATTGGCTTAACGATCTGTCTTCGGACAGCACCGATGTAGTCGAGGTGCTCTCTGAGATGAAAGGCAGCGTTGATTCTCACTACCGGAAGCCTAAAGCTAAAGCTTTGGAGGAGGATGACGACGATTGTGTGATTCTGGATGGTGATCCCGACAAGACAACCAAGACTGATACTGATAAATTAGCCAAGGATGACGATGAGGTGCTTGTAGTGGGTCAAAAGGGTGAG ATAGCCTGTCGAGACTTCCCTCATCCCAGACATTCCTGTGCTAATTACTCTTTCAACTCAACATCACATGAGAAATACTGCGACATG TGTCACTGTTATGTCTGTGACATCCCTGCTCCATGTGCATACTGGTGTATCGCTGTCTCCAGCATAGAACATTGTCATGCTAATGACAAAGAAAAGATTTGGAGGAATCAACGAGAGTTCTTCAGGACAGGAACTATGCCCACCGAACCGTCTCCAAAACCCCTACCAGCTTCACCAACTGCTACCCGCCATATTCCACCGTCTCCTATTCCAAATATCATCAGGCTCTCCCAAAACCCTTTGCCAGGGAGCATGATCGGTATCCGGCCTTGCTCATCATCCAGCCGTGTTGCTGCGAACCTGTCAAACGTCAGCGCCAGGCAGAGAAGTCCACACAATCATGGGTTGCAGTCATTGGTCGGTGGTCGCAGCAACATCATCCGAAAGGATAGAAGTTCTTATAGTGGTGCTAACTTGAGGTCCCGGATGGCCTCGTCAGGAACTCGGTATAGTGGTAACAGCGTCAGGGTGGGTCTACATACCAACGCTAAAGTCTCACAATCCACCCACCATATCCCTTCCGTAGTGGCACCACCAACCATAACCGCAGAAATGTACGCTCAACAACAACAACGCAGTCCTCATCTCAATATCCCTGATTATCGTGCAGCGGTGACCGGGAGCAATCTTTACACTCAACATTCAGTCCAGAGCAAAAGTGTCGGTCAGTTTCAGGCAAATGCAGGTCTGTTTGCGCCACCTGAGCCTCCTCTTACCACCGGGGGTTTGCAAGCACAGACTGTTCAACAGCAACCACCGGGAACTAATGAAAACGTCTTGCAGACCAAACTGTCGGAAGTTGAGAGCTGGCTTATGGACAGCTCTAACCAAGTCGGCCTGGTTAGCCCGTTGCCTGAACCGGTAGGTGAAGACAATGTCAGTCCGTTGACATTCGATTTTGAGAACTTCTTGAATGACTGA
- the LOC106301514 gene encoding receptor-like serine/threonine-protein kinase ALE2 has protein sequence MRNFAMLLLLLHSLVSFPVCFARLFPMSFPFTRSKSHQMRFFHPPASSPAFSPNPSHSAHHHQHRRWHLRRNVTAAPPPSNDCQLTCVEPLTSTPFGSPCGCVFPMKVQLLLSVAPFSIFPVTSELEIEVAAGTYLEQSQVKIMGASADSENQGKTVVDFNLVPLGEKFDNTTATLIYQRFRHKKVPLNESVFGDYEVTHISYPGIPSSSSPYGDIVEGVPSASTDGLPVTANVTNKSQGIGFRTIAIIVLSGFVLALVLSGAIFIVRKWSKVGKSSTAVGPGLPPSMNKRLGARSMFSSSARSSGSDSLMSSMATCALSVKTFTLSELQKATDKFSAKRVLGEGGFGRVYHGSMEDGTEIAVKLLTRDNQNRDREFIAEVEMLSRLHHRNLVKLIGICIEGRTRCLIYELVHNGSVESHLHEGTLDWDARLKIALGAARGLAYLHEDSNPRVIHRDFKASNVLLEDDFTPKVSDFGLAREATEGSEHISTRVMGTFGYVAPEYAMTGHLLVKSDVYSYGVVLLELLTGRKPVDMSQPSGEENLVTWARPLLANREGLEQLVDPRLAGTYDFDDMAKVAAIASMCVHQEVSHRPFMGEVVQALKLIYNDADETCGDYCSQKESSVPESAGDLAFSDSSWWNLTPRLRYGQASTFITMDYSSGPLEEMENRPHSVSSIPREGGLYLPNRSGPLRPVRTRRNFFRLRGSMSEHGGPSSSRHLWPGNGDWF, from the exons ATGCGGAACTTTGCGATGCTACTTCTCCTCCTTCATTCTCTCGTCTCGTTTCCCGTCTGCTTTG CTAGGCTCTTTCCTATGAGCTTTCCGTTTACCCGGTCAAAATCTCATCAAATGCGTTTTTTTCATCCTCCTGCATCTTCTCCAG CTTTTTCCCCCAACCCAAGTCACAGCGCTCATCATCACCAGCATCGTCGTTGGCATTTAAGACGCAACGTGACTGCAGCTCCACCTCCCTCAAATG ATTGTCAGCTGACATGCGTGGAGCCTCTTACTTCAACTCCCTTTGGTTCACCTTGTGGTTGTGTTTTCCCCATGAAAGTTCAGCTTCTTCTAAGTGTCGCTCCTTTTTCTATCTTCCCCGTGACCAGCGAGTTAGAAATTGAGGTTGCTGCTGGAACATACTTGGAACAAAGCCAAGTGAAAATAATGGGTGCCAGTGCCGACAGTGAGAACCAAGGAAAAACTGTGGTGGATTTTAACCTTGTTCCACTTGGAGAAAAATTCGACAATACTACGGCTACCCTTATTTATCAAAGGTTCCGGCACAAGAAAGTGCCTCTAAATGAGTCTGTTTTTGGTGATTATGAGGTTACACACATAAGTTATCCAG GTATTCCTTCTTCTTCTTCACCATATGGAGACATTGTGGAGGGTGTTCCAAGTGCAAGTACTGATGGGCTTCCAGTCACTGCAAACGTTACCAACAAAAGCCAGGGAATAGGTTTCAGAACGATTGCAATCATTGTCTTGTCAGGTTTCGTGCTCGCTCTTGTTTTGTCTGGAGCTATATTTATAGTCAGGAAATGGAGTAAAGTTGGCAAGTCATCGACTGCTGTTGGTCCTGGATTGCCTCCATCGATGAACAAAAGGCTTG GTGCTAGATCTATGTTTTCCAGTAGCGCCAGAAGCTCGGGATCAGATTCATTGATGTCGTCGATGGCTACATGTGCTTTATCCGTGAAGACCTTCACACTTTCCGAGCTCCAGAAAGCAACTGATAAATTCAGTGCCAAGAGGGTTTTGGGAGAGGGAGGATTTGGTCGTGTTTATCATGGCAGCATGGAAGATGGAACCGAGATTGCAGTTAAACTGCTAACTAGGGACAATCAGAATCGAGACCGTGAATTTATTGCAGAAGTCGAAATGCTAAGCCGTTTGCACCACCGCAATCTTGTGAAGCTGATTGGAATATGCATTGAAGGCCGTACACGTTGCTTGATATACGAGCTCGTCCACAATGGAAGTGTTGAGTCCCACTTACACG AAGGAACGCTTGACTGGGATGCACGGTTGAAGATTGCACTCGGAGCAGCGAGAGGACTGGCCTATCTCCATGAGGATTCGAATCCCCGAGTAATCCACAGGGATTTCAAGGCCAGCAATGTTCTCTTAGAAGATGACTTTACACCAAAGGTCTCAGACTTTGGACTGGCCAGAGAAGCAACCGAAGGAAGTGAACATATTTCCACTCGTGTCATGGGGACCTTTGG GTATGTGGCCCCTGAGTATGCAATGACAGGGCATCTCCTTGTGAAAAGCGATGTCTATAGTTACGGTGTGGTTCTACTCGAGCTTCTCACCGGAAGAAAACCGGTAGACATGTCTCAACCTTCAGGAGAAGAAAACCTTGTGACTTGGGCGAGACCTTTACTAGCAAACAGAGAGGGGCTGGAGCAACTGGTGGACCCCAGATTGGCTGGAACCTACGACTTTGATGACATGGCGAAAGTGGCTGCGATAGCCTCCATGTGCGTCCACCAAGAGGTCTCACACAGACCGTTCATGGGTGAAGTGGTGCAGGCACTGAAACTTATATACAACGATGCAGATGAGACCTGTGGGGACTATTGCAGCCAGAAGGAGTCATCAGTACCGGAATCTGCAGGCGATCTGGCTTTCTCGGATAGCAGCTGGTGGAACTTGACACCTCGGTTAAGGTATGGTCAAGCGTCTACGTTTATAACCATGGATTATAGCTCAGGACCGCTTGAGGAGATGGAGAACCGGCCTCACTCTGTCTCTAGCATTCCTAGAGAAGGAGGCCTGTATCTACCAAACAGGTCAGGTCCGTTAAGGCCAGTTCGAACTAGAAGAAACTTTTTCAGATTGAGAGGAAGCATGAGCGAACATGGTGGACCATCATCATCTAGACATCTCTGGCCCGGGAATGGCGACTGGTTCTAA